Proteins encoded in a region of the Nicotiana tomentosiformis chromosome 9, ASM39032v3, whole genome shotgun sequence genome:
- the LOC138898686 gene encoding uncharacterized protein, whose amino-acid sequence MTNTTLEIGKDDREKFTDIHPRHPLYLYPSDSPGSGLIPQQLTGLENYTAWSNSMQVALLAKNKLGFIDGKCGKEYYNGNLEHEWERYNAFVLSWITNSVSKELANALASIQSNRFRKNNRNRVLQCDYCHMKGYEKENFYKLVGYPPNNKFNKRRTFDKGNSGGSMGPTTNNVSCVEESEGTNSVGSSLGPNSILFFTPEQYNQLLKLINKEPTITDARINMAGIADLLNACYSVGSETNAWVIDTGASNHMVSSLDHLTESHFVASNSSKVHLPNGNTTSDLYNGRVRGIGKEKDGLYILQPAKIPPSIKVPETPSTPAFSSFIPSTIPASTTPVLESSNISSKSCSHSSIGHQRFGHAPVAALQKIPSLKNRLLNKDSKLYVLSGKSPYKAFHGHPPTLDITRVFGCLCYATTLHNTDKFSQRAMPAIFMGYSTFQKDYRLYNISNGTFFVGRDVSFREILFPFKYPKSTFLHTLYLGSTPIFPTSIPTSTCDDSFPASMDPLPPSIPDPDSPSTSSDHPLYPSTSFHMSSLVHSSPSTSHIPYPTPTSSHVLSAPPTILPSAPQHQDLPPTPTAPLRKSGRPSKTPLWLTDFIHHVKPSSSTPYSITDSINYSFLSSSYQTCLFSYSSIIEPTSFTKLLLTIIGYKL is encoded by the exons ATGACGAACACAACTTTGGAAATCGGGAAGGACGACAGAGAAAAGTTCACGGACATACATCCCAGGCATCCTCTATACTTATATCCCTCCGACAGTCCAGGTAGTGGTCTAATCCCTCAACAACTAACGGGATTAGAAAACTATACGGCTTGGAGTAATTCTATGCAAGTAGCTTTATTAGCCAAAAATAAGCTAGGGTTCATAGATGGAAAATGTGGGAAAGAATACTATAATGGTAATTTGGAACATGAATGGGAGAGATATAATGCTTTCGTGTTGTCCTGGATAACTAATTCAGTGTCTAAGGAACTAGCGAATG CCTTGGCTTCCATCCAAAGTAACAGGTTCAGAAAGAACAATAGAAATAGAGTATTGCAATGTGATTACTGTCATATGAAGGGTTACGAGAAAGAGAATTTCTATAAGCTGGTAGGGTATCCACCtaacaacaaattcaacaaaAGGAGAACTTTTGACAAGGGAAATTCAGGAGGAAGCATGGGACCTACAACCAACAATGTGAGCTGTGTTGAGGAATCTGAAGGAACCAACTCAGTAGGCAGCTCATTAGGGCCCAACAGTATACTATTTTTTACTCCAGAACAGTATAACCAACTGTTGAAGTTAATTAACAAAGAACCAACAATAACAGATGCAAGGATAAACATGGCAGGTATAGCTGATCTCCTTAATGCATGCTACTCTGTAGGTTCTGAAACTAATGCTTGGGTCATAGATACTGGAGCTTCGAATCATATGGTTTCTAGCTTGGACCACTTAACTGAATCTCATTTTGTTGCTTCTAACTCTAGTAAAGTACATCTGCCAAATGGCAACACTACTTCA GACCTCTACAATGGCAGGGTGAGGGGGATTGGTAAGGAGAAGGATGGACTTTACATACTTCAACCTGCCAAGATACCACCATCTATCAAAGTACCTGAAACACCTTCAACTCCTGCTTTCAGCTCTTTTATACCTTCAACAATTCCAGCCTCTACTACTCCAGTCCTAGAGTCATCCAATATCTCATCAAAGTCATGCTCACATTCTTCCATTGGGCACCAAAGATTTGGTCATGCTCCAGTAGCAGCATTACAAAAGATTCCTTCATTAAAGAATCGTTTGTTGAATAAAGACTCTAAATTGTACG TCCTATCTGGGAAGTCTCCTTATAAGGCTTTTCAtggacatcctcccacacttgaCATCACTAGAGTTTTTGGATGTCTTTGTTATGCAACCACCTTACATAATACTGACAAGTTTTCTCAAAGAGCCATGCCTGCTATCTTTATGGGTTATTCAACTTTTCAAAAGGATTATAGATTATACAATATCTCTAATGGAACTTTCTTTGTCGGTAGGGATGTTTCTTTCAGGGAGATATTGTTTCCATTTAAGTATCCTAAATCCACCTTTCTCCATACTCTATATTTAGGCTCAACACCTATATTTCCTACCAGTATTCCAACTTCTACTTGTGATGATTCCTTTCCAGCTTCTATGGATCCCTTACCACCCTCAATCCCAGATCCTGATTCTCCTTCAACTTCTTCTGATCATCCCTTGTATCCATCTACCTCTTTTCATATGTCATCTCTAGTTCACTCATCTCCATCTACCTCTCATATTCCTTATCCTACTCCAACATCCTCACATGTCCTGTCTGCTCCTCCTACAATCTTGCCTTCAGCACCACAACACCAGGATTTGCCTCCTACTCCTACAGCTCCTTTGAGGAAATCTGGAAGGCCATCTAAAACTCCCTTGTGGCTTACAGACTTTATCCATCATGTCAAACCTTCATCCTCCACTCCTTACTCCATCACAGATTCCATCAATTACTCTTTCTTATCCTCTTCTTATCAAACATGTTTATTTTCCTATTCCTCCATCATTGAACCAACATCTTTCACCAAGCTATTACTGACAATAATTGGGTACAAGCTATGA
- the LOC104109851 gene encoding F-box/kelch-repeat protein At3g06240-like, translated as MRKSQTTWCVGSANGLICLNIGLVYIPFDKTSPNDLCIWNPSIRKSKKLPASEVTLRRDCNRFSGYGFGFDELHDNYKVVFILNTFSDFPSYDTKIRIYSLKADSWRTVDNFQDGFMVNSSGIFVKGKLYWTSLASVHELNGDSRCNIMCFDISNETWGMVEQPNYGEGKWRSQKIQ; from the coding sequence ATGCGCAAATCCCAGACTACTTGGTGTGTGGGTTCTGCCAATGGATTAATTTGTTTGAACATTGGACTAGTGTATATCCCGTTTGATAAGACTTCACCAAATGATTTATGTATTTGGAACCCATCAATTAGGAAGTCCAAGAAGTTGCCTGCCTCAGAAGTTACATTGAGGAGGGATTGTAATAGATTTTCAGGATATGGTTTTGGATTTGATGAGTTACATGACAATTATAAAGTTGTGTTTATTCTCAATACTTTTAGTGATTTTCCTTCATATGATACTAAGATCAGAATTTACAGCCTAAAGGCTGATTCTTGGAGAACAGTGGATAATTTTCAGGATGGCTTTATGGTAAATAGTTCAGGTATATTTGTTAAAGGGAAGCTTTATTGGACCTCACTTGCTAGTGTTCATGAGCTCAATGGCGACAGTAGATGCAACATCATGTGTTTTGATATATCAAATGAGACATGGGGAATGGTGGAGCAACCCAATTATGGAGAAGGCAAGTGGAGAAGCCAGAAAATTCAATAA
- the LOC138898688 gene encoding uncharacterized protein: MEEVENVIKSFRGDKAPVSESENAFIKGRQITYASTVANESIEYLLKRKKRGVACKLDLEKMNFGYKWIEWINYCISTVRFSMLINENPQGYFRSQRGLRQRDPLSPYLFTVVMEAFSKMLMRAEELGWIKVMSFGSIDEDRV, encoded by the exons ATGGAGGAGGTGGAAAATGTAATCAAATCTTTTAGAGGTGACAAAGCCCCAG TTTCTGAGAGTGAGAATGCTTTCATTAAGGGTAGACAAATAACATATGCATCTACAGTGGCTAATGAAAGTATCGAATATCTGTTGAAAAGGAAGAAGAGAGGTGTTGCTTGCAAACTTGACCTAGAAAAG ATGAATTTTGGTTACAAGTGGATTGAATGGATCAATTATTGTATCTCCACTGTTAGGTTCTCTATGTTGATAAATGAAAACCCCCAAGGCTATTTTAGATCTCAAAGAGGATTGAGGCAAAGGGATCCTTTATCCCCTTATTTATTTACTGTGGTAATGGAAGCTTTCAGTAAGATGTTAATGAGGGCAGAAGAATTAGGATGGATTAAAGTCATGAGCTTTGGAAGTATTGATGAAGACAGGGTTTAA
- the LOC138898687 gene encoding F-box protein CPR1-like, translating to MPGVFESDLIVICNHEGSHYDVWVMNDYGVEAFWTKMFTIYCPDDPGNHVHYRPFAMSFSPPICRLNKGEILLLYRSMFMIYNPKDDTIRQPEVTKFESCFETEIYVESLVSPSLVADWGHDNHED from the coding sequence ATGCCGGGAGTTTTTGAAAGTGATCTTATCGTGATTTGTAACCATGAGGGAAGTCATTATGATGTGTGGGTTATGAATGATTATGGAGTTGAAGCATTCTGGACAAAGATGTTCACCATTTACTGTCCCGATGATCCTGGGAATCATGTGCATTATCGACCCTTTGCCATGTCATTTTCACCGCCGATTTGCCGGTTAAATAAGGGTGAAATTTTACTTTTGTATCGATCAATGTTTATGATATACAATCCAAAGGATGATACAATCAGACAACCTGAGGTTACTAAATTTGAGAGCTGTTTTGAAACAGAAATCTATGTTGAAAGCCTTGTTAGTCCCTCGTTGGTTGCTGACTGGGGACACGATAACCATGAAGACTAA
- the LOC138898685 gene encoding uncharacterized mitochondrial protein AtMg00240-like produces MDQNMKLTSVEYDKLFGMQENDYELEDIRVYQRLIGRLLYLAITRPDISFAVLTLSQFMNAPKQSHYEAALRVVKYVKDCPGKSLLMSSKQSGKVIAFCDADWASYPVTRKSVTGYCIKLGDSIIS; encoded by the coding sequence ATGGATCAAAATATGAAGCTAACTAGTGTGGAATATGACAAGTTGTTTGGGATGCAGGAGAATGACTATGAACTTGAAGACATAAGAGTATACCAGAGGTTAATTGGCAGACTTCTATATCTGGCAATCACAAGACCAGATATCTCTTTTGCAGTGCTGACTCTAAGTCAGTTCATGAATGCACCAAAGCAATCTCATTATGAAGCAGCCCTAAGAGTAGTAAAATATGTGAAAGACTGCCCAGGGAAAAGTCTGCTAATGAGTAGCAAACAAAGCGGCAAGGTTATTGCATTTTGTGATGCTGATTGGGCATCGTACCCAGTGACCAGAAAATCAGTAACAGGCTATTGCATAAAACTTGGAGATTCAATAATCTCCTGA